The sequence GATCCTCCGGGGTCCGCCCCTGGTCCGCCGGGGGTTCCGCCCCGGGCCCGACGGGCGCAGACTGGAGGGACCAGGAGGGCGGCCGCACCATCCGCCCCGGTGGTGCGGCCGCTCCTGTCCCGAGGAGACCCGAGGAGCACCCCATGGCCGGTCTCATCCGCAGGAACTTCGACACCGATGCCGAGGAGGTCCGCCCGTTCGAGGCGGACACCGGCGAGCTGCGCCTGGTCCACCTGGACGCCGGGGGCGTCGGGCGGGCGGTGTTCCGGCCCGGCTGGCAGTGGTCCCGGCACGTCAAGCCGATCGCGAAGACGGACAGCTGCCAGGCCGCGCACGTCGGCTACATGATCTCGGGGCGGCTGAGGATCGTCATGGACGACGGCGAGGAGAGCGAGTTCGGCCCAGGCGACTTCATGGTCTGCCCGCCCGGCCACGACGCCTGGGTGGTCGGCGACGAGTCGGCGGTCGTCCTGGACTGGCAGGGCTACGGGGACTACGCCAAGCGCTCGTGAGCACCCCGGCCGGCACGGCCCCCGGCCGACCCGGCCCGGCAGGGGTCGGCCCCGCCGGACCTCGCGCGGGGGTGGTGGCCAGCCCCGCCGGACCTCGCGCGGGGATGGTCAGCCCCGCCGGACCTCGTGCATGAAGCACCCGAACTCCACCGCCCGGACGTGCACCACGGCCACCTCCGG comes from Streptomyces sp. TLI_053 and encodes:
- a CDS encoding cupin domain-containing protein; protein product: MAGLIRRNFDTDAEEVRPFEADTGELRLVHLDAGGVGRAVFRPGWQWSRHVKPIAKTDSCQAAHVGYMISGRLRIVMDDGEESEFGPGDFMVCPPGHDAWVVGDESAVVLDWQGYGDYAKRS